A genomic region of Candidatus Bathyarchaeia archaeon contains the following coding sequences:
- the proS gene encoding proline--tRNA ligase, with amino-acid sequence MSDLGITVKKSEDFSEWYTQVVLKSGLADYAPIKGCMIFRELSYAIWEKIQEIFNEKIKRTGHRNVYFPLFIPESFLKKEAEHFAGFVPEVAWVTIGGDTPLEERLAIRPTSETIIYATYAKWIRSWRDLPIKLNQWCSVVRWETKATKLFLRTREFLWQEGHTAHATKEEADKEVMEILNEYKDLMENYLAIPVLVGKKTESEKFAGALYTTTLEAIMPDGRALQMGTSHNLGQNFSKVFEIKFIGEDEKEHYVWQTSWGISTRVIGALVMVHGDDKGLVLPPKIAPIQVVIIPIPYKDADTNTILAKAKEIYERLLKAGISTVLDDRKEYTPGWKFNDWELKGVPLRIEIGPRDVKQRQVTIARRDTFERHVVKEEKIVDMVQQLLQAVQNNLFNRAKKFLEEMITPVKTYDEFKQVLKEKGGFIKASWCGSQECEEKIKEETSATIRLIPFEREKPFSNCVYCGKEAKEVVYFAKSY; translated from the coding sequence ATGTCAGATTTGGGAATAACTGTCAAAAAGTCTGAGGACTTTTCTGAATGGTACACCCAAGTCGTGCTGAAATCTGGTCTAGCAGATTATGCGCCAATAAAGGGGTGCATGATTTTCAGAGAGCTCTCATATGCCATATGGGAGAAAATCCAAGAAATCTTCAACGAGAAAATAAAAAGGACTGGACATAGAAACGTGTATTTCCCACTATTCATACCAGAAAGCTTTCTAAAGAAGGAAGCAGAACACTTTGCGGGTTTTGTACCAGAGGTGGCATGGGTCACTATAGGCGGCGACACGCCTTTAGAAGAGAGACTTGCCATAAGACCAACATCTGAAACCATAATTTATGCAACATACGCCAAGTGGATTAGAAGCTGGAGAGACCTACCGATTAAGCTAAACCAGTGGTGTAGCGTTGTAAGGTGGGAGACAAAGGCAACCAAACTTTTCCTCAGGACAAGGGAGTTCCTATGGCAAGAGGGACACACAGCTCACGCAACAAAGGAAGAAGCAGACAAGGAAGTTATGGAAATCCTCAATGAGTACAAGGACTTGATGGAGAATTATTTGGCAATTCCGGTACTTGTAGGTAAAAAAACTGAAAGCGAGAAATTCGCCGGAGCCCTTTACACTACAACATTGGAGGCTATAATGCCCGACGGCAGAGCGCTTCAAATGGGCACATCGCATAATCTTGGACAAAACTTCTCAAAAGTTTTTGAAATCAAATTCATAGGCGAAGACGAAAAGGAGCATTACGTATGGCAAACATCATGGGGCATATCAACAAGGGTTATAGGCGCCTTGGTCATGGTTCACGGCGACGACAAAGGGCTTGTGCTACCGCCAAAAATAGCCCCCATACAAGTAGTTATAATCCCAATACCCTACAAAGACGCTGATACAAACACAATACTTGCCAAGGCAAAGGAGATCTATGAAAGACTACTGAAAGCGGGAATATCCACGGTCCTAGATGATAGAAAGGAGTACACTCCAGGATGGAAGTTTAACGACTGGGAGCTAAAAGGTGTACCGCTGAGAATCGAGATAGGACCAAGAGACGTGAAACAAAGACAAGTGACAATCGCAAGAAGAGACACCTTTGAAAGGCACGTTGTAAAAGAAGAGAAGATAGTTGACATGGTACAGCAACTTCTCCAAGCAGTTCAAAACAATCTATTCAACAGAGCCAAAAAATTCCTGGAAGAAATGATAACTCCGGTAAAAACATACGATGAGTTCAAACAAGTGTTGAAGGAGAAGGGCGGATTCATAAAAGCTTCTTGGTGTGGTAGCCAAGAATGTGAGGAGAAAATAAAAGAGGAGACAAGCGCAACCATAAGGCTTATTCCATTCGAAAGGGAAAAGCCGTTCTCCAACTGCGTTTACTGTGGCAAGGAAGCGAAAGAGGTTGTTTACTTTGCAAAATCATACTAA
- a CDS encoding 2,3-bisphosphoglycerate-independent phosphoglycerate mutase: protein MVELKVLLIIGDGMADRPLKELGWKTPLEAARKPSMNHMASVGICGIMDIIAPGIPPGSDTATLALLGYSAFEVYSGRGAFEALGSGIDVMEGDVCFRCNFATVDENFVVMDRRAGRISNSDASKLAESLKKVKLSDSSVKFLFANTVQHRAVLVLRGSKLSRAVSDSDPGVAGEKVLEVKPLDDNLEARHTAKILNELMGRFHETLKEHPVNRDRVARGLPPANAILVRGAGTLPKIRRLSEIYGVKAVCVAATSLIRGVCRAAGMQLLTVEGATGTPQTDYIAKAKAAVQALEENDLVLLHVKAPDVASHDGNVKQKVEVIEKIDRMLSYVLNKVDLGETYVALTADHTTSCMTGSHEGDPVPVAIMGPYVRSDDVEEFSERTCAKGGLGRLKGKDLMPILMNFIGKVKKFGA, encoded by the coding sequence ATGGTCGAATTGAAAGTTCTCCTTATAATCGGAGATGGAATGGCTGACAGACCATTAAAAGAACTAGGCTGGAAAACTCCGCTGGAGGCTGCGCGAAAGCCCTCAATGAACCACATGGCTAGTGTTGGAATCTGCGGAATAATGGACATAATAGCGCCTGGAATTCCGCCAGGAAGCGACACTGCCACACTTGCGCTTCTAGGTTATAGCGCTTTTGAAGTTTATTCGGGCAGGGGCGCTTTCGAAGCTTTGGGGTCTGGAATAGACGTTATGGAAGGGGATGTTTGTTTTAGGTGCAATTTTGCAACAGTGGATGAGAACTTTGTGGTTATGGATAGGAGGGCTGGCAGAATATCCAACTCCGATGCTTCTAAACTTGCAGAAAGCCTCAAAAAAGTCAAGCTTTCGGATTCTTCTGTTAAATTTCTGTTCGCCAACACTGTTCAACATCGTGCGGTTCTCGTTCTGCGCGGTTCAAAACTTTCACGAGCAGTTAGTGACTCCGACCCTGGCGTTGCTGGAGAAAAAGTTTTGGAAGTTAAACCATTAGACGATAATCTTGAGGCAAGGCATACAGCCAAAATCCTCAATGAGCTTATGGGGAGATTTCATGAAACCCTAAAAGAGCACCCAGTAAATAGGGATAGGGTTGCACGTGGACTGCCACCGGCAAATGCAATTTTAGTCAGGGGGGCTGGCACTCTGCCAAAAATTAGGCGGCTTAGCGAGATTTATGGTGTTAAGGCTGTATGTGTTGCTGCAACCTCGCTGATTCGCGGTGTGTGTAGGGCTGCTGGTATGCAACTACTGACAGTTGAGGGTGCCACAGGAACACCGCAGACAGACTACATTGCCAAGGCGAAAGCCGCTGTTCAAGCGTTAGAAGAGAATGATTTGGTGCTGTTGCATGTGAAGGCTCCAGATGTTGCCAGCCACGACGGAAATGTTAAGCAGAAGGTTGAGGTTATCGAGAAAATTGACAGAATGCTTTCTTACGTACTAAACAAGGTTGATTTGGGCGAAACTTATGTGGCTTTGACGGCTGACCACACGACATCATGTATGACAGGCAGTCATGAAGGCGACCCGGTTCCAGTGGCCATAATGGGTCCGTATGTGCGCAGCGATGACGTTGAAGAATTTAGCGAGAGGACATGTGCAAAAGGCGGTTTGGGAAGACTTAAAGGGAAAGACTTGATGCCAATCTTGATGAATTTTATTGGTAAGGTTAAAAAGTTTGGTGCCTAG